Proteins from one Nitrospira sp. genomic window:
- the cobT gene encoding nicotinate-nucleotide--dimethylbenzimidazole phosphoribosyltransferase, with protein sequence MTIDEAVRLIQPVNGQIAEKAQARLDGLTKPLGSLGRLEETAVRYAAITGEVKPNVPRGVVFTFAADHGVAMEGVSAYPSEVTPQMVLNFLRGGAGVNVLARHTGVEVRVVDIGVAYDFGTVPGLIQKKVMRGTRNLRREPAMSRTEAAQALQIGIELATEAAREGIGMIGTGEMGIGNTTPSAAIAAVMTGRPVADVTGRGTGIDDAGHVHKIQVIQEALERHCPDRTDALDVLAKVGGLEIAGLAGLILGAAAARVPVVLDGFIAGAAAVIAAGMQPLCRDYLIASHRSVERGHQVILDHLGLKALLDLDLRLGEGTGACLGMGLVQASIKILTEMATFGEAGVSQREA encoded by the coding sequence ATGACGATCGATGAGGCGGTGCGGCTGATTCAACCGGTGAATGGGCAGATCGCTGAGAAGGCTCAGGCTCGCTTGGACGGATTGACCAAACCCCTCGGGAGTCTCGGGCGATTGGAAGAGACGGCGGTGCGGTACGCCGCCATCACCGGCGAGGTGAAACCGAATGTGCCGCGCGGGGTGGTGTTCACGTTTGCCGCCGATCACGGGGTGGCAATGGAAGGGGTGAGCGCCTATCCCAGTGAAGTCACACCGCAGATGGTCCTGAATTTTCTTCGAGGCGGCGCCGGGGTGAATGTCTTGGCGCGACATACCGGAGTCGAGGTCCGGGTGGTGGATATTGGTGTGGCCTACGACTTCGGGACGGTTCCTGGCCTTATCCAGAAGAAAGTCATGCGGGGGACGAGAAACCTCCGGCGGGAACCGGCCATGAGTCGAACAGAAGCAGCGCAGGCGTTGCAGATCGGCATTGAGCTGGCGACCGAGGCGGCGCGCGAAGGTATCGGGATGATCGGTACCGGCGAAATGGGCATCGGGAACACGACTCCGAGCGCGGCGATCGCGGCGGTGATGACAGGACGACCCGTGGCTGACGTGACGGGACGCGGTACCGGCATTGACGACGCTGGTCATGTCCATAAGATTCAGGTCATTCAGGAGGCATTGGAGCGGCATTGTCCCGATCGGACTGATGCGCTCGATGTGCTGGCTAAGGTGGGCGGTCTGGAAATCGCCGGACTGGCCGGGCTGATCCTGGGCGCCGCAGCGGCACGGGTCCCGGTGGTGTTGGATGGATTTATTGCCGGCGCCGCCGCCGTGATTGCTGCGGGGATGCAACCGCTCTGCCGCGACTATCTGATTGCGTCGCATCGATCGGTTGAACGGGGACATCAGGTGATCCTGGATCACCTCGGCCTTAAGGCGCTGTTGGATCTCGATCTGCGGCTCGGGGAAGGAACGGGAGCCTGCCTGGGCATGGGGCTGGTGCAGGCCTCGATCAAGATTCTCACCGAGATGGCGACGTTTGGCGAAGCCGGTGTCTCGCAACGGGAGGCGTGA
- the cobS gene encoding adenosylcobinamide-GDP ribazoletransferase → MKRDMPNEGTVETVRSYPAESGLRMQSERGDVARGSHVMRDVFRSFVLAWHFLTAIPISRRHHDPTANELAASMAWYSTVGLLIGGLLALVDQTLRWWMASEVVSVLLIVLLVLLTRGLHQDGLADTVDGLAGGRTVEDRLRIMRDPSVGALGATGLFLSLLLRYAGLMALPQAWRFPVLLCMPAVGRWAMVCVAWASPSARRDGGLASAFLTNLSWHHVLLASLVLAVALTAGLGAVPAVVTMGVGAGVILFVRYRCRQWFGGVTGDLLGATNELIEILFLLLIPVLVMAR, encoded by the coding sequence GTGAAACGTGACATGCCGAACGAGGGAACCGTAGAAACGGTGCGTTCCTATCCGGCAGAATCCGGGCTCCGTATGCAGTCTGAGCGTGGCGATGTTGCTCGCGGTTCACATGTCATGCGTGACGTGTTCCGTTCGTTCGTCCTGGCCTGGCATTTTCTGACGGCCATTCCGATCAGTCGTCGTCACCATGATCCGACGGCGAATGAGCTGGCGGCGTCGATGGCCTGGTATTCGACGGTCGGACTCCTGATCGGCGGCCTTCTCGCGCTGGTGGATCAGACGTTACGCTGGTGGATGGCGAGTGAGGTGGTGAGCGTGCTGCTGATCGTGCTGTTGGTCTTGCTCACGCGTGGACTCCATCAAGACGGGCTCGCGGACACGGTCGATGGGTTGGCCGGTGGACGGACGGTGGAAGACCGGCTGCGCATCATGCGTGATCCAAGTGTGGGAGCCCTCGGCGCGACCGGCCTCTTTCTGTCCCTGCTCCTGCGCTATGCTGGTTTGATGGCGTTGCCGCAAGCCTGGCGTTTCCCTGTGCTGCTCTGCATGCCGGCGGTTGGTCGGTGGGCAATGGTCTGTGTGGCCTGGGCCTCTCCCTCTGCGCGGCGCGATGGAGGCTTGGCCTCGGCCTTCCTCACAAACCTGTCGTGGCACCATGTTCTGCTCGCGAGCCTCGTGTTGGCGGTGGCCTTAACCGCAGGACTAGGCGCCGTTCCGGCAGTCGTCACGATGGGGGTGGGGGCGGGGGTGATTCTGTTCGTGCGATACAGGTGCCGTCAGTGGTTCGGCGGCGTGACCGGCGATCTGCTCGGCGCCACTAATGAGTTGATCGAAATTCTGTTTCTGTTGCTGATTCCGGTCTTGGTGATGGCTCGATGA